TGCGATTATTGCCGGGTTTGACCTCACTGTTTTCGGGCTTGGAGTTCTTTTTGCATACGCAGCATGGAAGACTTCGGGCATAGAGATGAAAACGGCTGTAAATACCGCTATGCAGGAGGCGCGCTGATGGTTTACGGAATAATGTCGCTTATTATATCGTTCATCGGTTTTTCCGCCCTCGCACTGACACTGGACAGGCACTGGCAGCAGTTCAGAAACGGTATACCCGGCGCAAAGGAAAAACTCGCGCTCCGGTCTGCCGGATGGCTTCTGCTTCTTGTATCAGTATTTCCCTGCACTGCAAACTGGGGAACAGCAATAGGCCTGAGCGTCTGGTTCGGCATCATAAGTGTTTCCGGAAGCGTTCTGGTGATGCTTTTGTCATACGCCCCTGTGAAAGCAATAAAATAATTTCAGTGTTACCCCTGGGCAAAGTTAACCCGTCATTGAATCAGTATGGTTTAATTTTGTCTTATAACTTGAAGTCGCACCGCTTCCTGTAGGTCGGTGCGGCTTCTTGCTTTTAAGGAGAATGGAGAAGTATGAATAATTTGCACACATTTGAGCAGAAAATACACTGCACAAAAGCGGTTACACTTTTTTTATCCTTATTTACAAACCATTAACCTTAAACCATAGCAAAGGCACAAATATTGCTGATAACGAATACGGCAATCAGAATCTCAGAAAAGTCTGTTGCCTGTATGATTTATATTGATAGGGATTGAAATGAACAGAAAAAATGCACCGTCAAAAACAAAAAGAGTACTTTTTTTTACCGTATCCGCCGCCATAGCGGTAATCATTGCCGTGACAGCATTCAGCCTATGGAAAGACATTTCCTCAAAGCGCAATGCCGTTTCAGCAAGGGCAACCGCACAGGTTCAGAGGGGAAATATCGAGGTTCTGGTATCGGCAACGGGAACATTGCAGCCCCTTGATTATGTTGATGTGGGCGCGCAGGTCTCAGGACAGCTTACAAAAATACATGTCGAGGTGGGGAGCGAAGTCAAAACAGGGGAACTTCTGGCAGAGATCGACCCTACCCTTTTTATGGCTCAGGTTGATGCCAGCCGTGCGCAGCTCCGCTATCAGCGGGCTCAGCTTAAGGACAGGGAAGCGCAGCTTGCTCTTGCGGTGAGCCAGCTCGCACGCCAGCAGAATCTCTACAGCGAAGATGCCACAACCCTTGAAACAGTTCAGAACGCTGAGGCCAGCCACAAATCAGCCGCCGCACAGCTTGAAATGCTCAAGGCGCAGATAGAACAGACAGAATCAGACCTCAGAGCAGATGAGGCGAACCTGAACTATACCAAAATTTACGCTCCGATGGACGGCACGGTGGTTTCTGTCAGCGCACGTCAGGGGCAGACACTGAACGCCAACCAGTCAGCACCGACCATACTCCAGATAGCTGATCTCACTACAATGACTGTTCAGACGGAAGTGTCCGAAGCGGACATCATAAAGCTCAAAACAGGCATAAGAGCATACTTCACAACTCTGGGCAGCCAGGGAAGAAGATGGTACGGAGAACTGAGGCGCATTGAACCCACACCCACTACGGAGAATAATGTTGTGCTGTACAATGCGCTCTTTGATGTGGAAAACGCTGAACGCAGCCTTCTTCCGCAGATGACTGCACAAGTATTCTTCATAACAGCATCAGCCCGTGACACGCTTCTTGTGCCTGTGGCGGCGGTAAAAGCTTTATCCCCGGCGGAA
The window above is part of the Geovibrio ferrireducens genome. Proteins encoded here:
- a CDS encoding DUF3325 domain-containing protein, with translation MVYGIMSLIISFIGFSALALTLDRHWQQFRNGIPGAKEKLALRSAGWLLLLVSVFPCTANWGTAIGLSVWFGIISVSGSVLVMLLSYAPVKAIK
- a CDS encoding efflux RND transporter periplasmic adaptor subunit, whose protein sequence is MNRKNAPSKTKRVLFFTVSAAIAVIIAVTAFSLWKDISSKRNAVSARATAQVQRGNIEVLVSATGTLQPLDYVDVGAQVSGQLTKIHVEVGSEVKTGELLAEIDPTLFMAQVDASRAQLRYQRAQLKDREAQLALAVSQLARQQNLYSEDATTLETVQNAEASHKSAAAQLEMLKAQIEQTESDLRADEANLNYTKIYAPMDGTVVSVSARQGQTLNANQSAPTILQIADLTTMTVQTEVSEADIIKLKTGIRAYFTTLGSQGRRWYGELRRIEPTPTTENNVVLYNALFDVENAERSLLPQMTAQVFFITASARDTLLVPVAAVKALSPAEPAEEARRPRENDTAAEGQKPRKRRQQENSVQLSAAEATIIKPDGTSETRAVKIGITNRILAQVLEGLSEGETVLLYPSETKKATQNNNFGGPPGMGMPGMR